One Paraburkholderia sp. IMGN_8 DNA window includes the following coding sequences:
- a CDS encoding methionine ABC transporter permease, with translation MLSEMFDMFVQSFWETLVMVGISGLVGAAVGLPLGVLLYLTDHQGVLQNIAVNRVMGVVVNAVRSTPFIILLVAVIPFTRLVVGSSIGTAAAVVPLTIAAAPFIARLVETALREVDRGLIEAAQAMGATTSQIVFKVLLPESLPGVVAGLTITFVSLVGYSAMAGAIGGGGLGDLGIRYGYQRFLPEVMLTVVVILIVFVQLVQSFGDWLVRRLSHK, from the coding sequence ATGTTGAGTGAAATGTTCGATATGTTCGTCCAGTCGTTCTGGGAAACGCTCGTGATGGTGGGCATTTCCGGACTGGTCGGCGCGGCGGTCGGTTTGCCGCTCGGCGTGCTGTTGTATTTGACGGACCATCAGGGCGTGTTGCAGAACATCGCCGTGAACCGCGTAATGGGCGTGGTCGTCAACGCCGTGCGTTCGACGCCGTTCATCATCTTGCTGGTCGCGGTGATTCCGTTTACGCGGCTGGTGGTGGGTTCGTCGATCGGTACCGCCGCGGCCGTGGTGCCGCTGACGATCGCCGCCGCGCCGTTCATCGCGCGTCTGGTCGAGACCGCTTTGCGTGAAGTCGATCGCGGTCTGATCGAAGCCGCGCAGGCGATGGGCGCGACCACCAGTCAGATCGTCTTCAAGGTGCTGTTGCCGGAGTCGTTGCCGGGCGTGGTGGCCGGTTTGACGATTACATTCGTGTCGCTGGTTGGCTATTCGGCGATGGCCGGTGCGATCGGCGGCGGCGGGCTCGGCGATCTGGGCATCCGTTATGGATATCAGCGTTTCTTGCCGGAAGTGATGTTGACGGTCGTGGTGATTCTGATCGTCTTCGTACAACTGGTGCAGTCGTTCGGGGATTGGCTCGTACGTCGTTTGAGTCACAAGTAA
- the rfaE1 gene encoding D-glycero-beta-D-manno-heptose-7-phosphate kinase has product MPNPSNFRPMPQTMPEAAQSRSTAELTVVPRAQLGAARVLVVGDVMLDRYWFGDVNRISPEAPVPVVHVQRQEDRLGGAANVARNAVALGAQAGLLCVVGHDEPGERIVQLLSESGVTPHLERDPALLTTIKLRVLSRQQQLLRVDFENTPTHEVLLAGLARFDDLLPSHDVILMSDYAKGGLTHVTQMIAKAHAAGKPVLVDPKGDDWERYRGATLITPNRAELREVVGQWKSEEDLIARVTRLRADLDFKALLLTRSEEGMTLFSDDGILHASAVAREVYDVSGAGDTVIATLAAMLGAGLTLVEAVGLANRAAGIVVGKLGTATVDYDELFH; this is encoded by the coding sequence ATGCCCAACCCTTCGAACTTCCGGCCGATGCCGCAAACCATGCCTGAGGCCGCTCAGTCCAGGTCCACGGCCGAGCTCACCGTGGTACCGCGTGCGCAGCTCGGCGCCGCGCGTGTGCTGGTGGTCGGCGATGTGATGCTCGATCGCTACTGGTTCGGCGATGTGAACCGCATCTCGCCGGAAGCGCCGGTGCCGGTCGTGCACGTGCAGCGCCAGGAAGACCGGCTCGGTGGCGCCGCAAACGTGGCACGCAATGCGGTTGCGCTGGGCGCGCAAGCGGGTTTGTTGTGTGTAGTCGGCCATGACGAACCCGGCGAGCGTATCGTGCAGTTGCTCAGCGAAAGCGGTGTGACGCCGCATCTCGAACGTGACCCCGCGCTGCTCACCACGATCAAGTTGCGCGTACTGTCGCGTCAGCAACAGCTGCTGCGTGTCGACTTCGAAAACACGCCGACGCACGAAGTGCTGCTCGCGGGTCTCGCCCGTTTCGACGACTTGCTGCCGTCGCATGACGTGATCCTGATGTCGGACTACGCGAAGGGCGGCCTCACGCACGTTACGCAGATGATCGCGAAGGCGCATGCGGCGGGCAAGCCGGTGCTGGTCGATCCGAAGGGCGACGACTGGGAGCGCTATCGCGGGGCGACGCTGATCACGCCGAATCGCGCCGAGTTGCGCGAAGTGGTCGGCCAATGGAAATCCGAAGAAGATCTGATCGCGCGCGTGACCAGACTGCGCGCCGATCTCGACTTCAAGGCGCTGCTGTTGACGCGTTCGGAAGAGGGTATGACGCTCTTCTCCGACGACGGCATCCTGCACGCTTCGGCCGTAGCACGCGAAGTGTATGATGTATCGGGCGCGGGCGACACCGTGATCGCCACACTCGCCGCGATGCTCGGCGCGGGCCTGACGCTGGTCGAGGCGGTTGGGCTCGCGAACCGCGCGGCCGGCATCGTGGTCGGCAAACTCGGCACTGCTACCGTCGACTACGACGAACTCTTTCATTGA
- a CDS encoding methionine ABC transporter ATP-binding protein: MIEIRNISQRFAGPRGWVEALHNVNLSIPAGEVFGIIGRSGAGKSTLVRTLNLLTRPTEGNIVVNGRDLTTLPAAQLREARREIGMIFQHFNLLSSRTVFDNVALPLELAGMKRDEIEANVLPLLDLVGLSAQKDRYPAQISGGQKQRVGIARALASKPKVLLSDEATSALDPETTRAILDLLKRINRELNLTVVLITHQMDVIKQVCDRVAVLDAGRVVEQGKVIDVFLQPHHEVTRALIGDVIAQELPPAMKARVAERLKTGSGHLLRLAFTGSGVDQPILSETIRRYELDFNILHGQIDEIQGQAFGSLAVLAGGEPTKVAQALTYLREQGVVVEELSYVE, encoded by the coding sequence ATGATCGAAATACGCAATATTTCTCAGCGCTTCGCGGGGCCCCGGGGCTGGGTCGAGGCGCTGCACAACGTCAATCTGTCGATTCCGGCGGGTGAGGTGTTCGGCATTATCGGCCGCAGCGGCGCGGGCAAGAGTACGCTCGTGCGCACCCTCAACCTGCTGACGCGCCCGACCGAAGGCAACATCGTCGTCAACGGCCGCGATCTGACGACGCTGCCCGCCGCGCAATTGCGCGAGGCGCGCCGCGAGATCGGCATGATCTTCCAGCACTTCAACCTGCTGTCGTCGCGCACGGTGTTCGACAACGTCGCGTTGCCGCTCGAACTGGCCGGCATGAAGCGCGACGAGATCGAGGCGAACGTGCTGCCTTTGCTCGATCTGGTCGGGTTGTCGGCGCAGAAGGATCGCTATCCGGCGCAGATCAGCGGCGGGCAGAAGCAGCGCGTCGGCATCGCGCGTGCGCTGGCGAGCAAACCGAAGGTGTTGCTCTCCGACGAGGCAACCTCCGCGCTCGATCCCGAGACGACCCGCGCGATTCTCGATCTGCTCAAGCGCATCAATCGCGAGCTCAACCTCACCGTCGTGCTGATCACGCACCAGATGGACGTGATCAAGCAGGTCTGCGACCGCGTCGCGGTGCTGGACGCGGGCCGTGTCGTCGAGCAGGGCAAGGTCATCGACGTGTTCCTGCAACCGCATCACGAAGTCACGCGCGCGCTGATCGGCGACGTGATCGCGCAAGAGCTGCCGCCCGCGATGAAAGCGCGCGTCGCAGAGCGCCTGAAGACCGGCAGCGGCCACTTGCTGCGTCTCGCATTTACTGGCTCGGGCGTCGATCAGCCGATTCTGTCCGAGACGATTCGCCGCTATGAACTCGACTTCAACATCCTGCATGGCCAGATCGACGAGATCCAGGGGCAGGCGTTCGGCTCGCTCGCCGTGCTCGCGGGCGGCGAACCGACCAAAGTCGCACAGGCGCTGACGTATCTGCGTGAACAGGGTGTGGTGGTAGAGGAGCTGTCATATGTTGAGTGA
- a CDS encoding enoyl-CoA hydratase encodes MNADVRNASLLQIEHDAYGVAGVVLVTMNRPDAFNALSEALLDELQTVLAELAQSEARVVVIAGAGRAFCAGHDLKEMRAAPSLAYYQALFARCTKLMLTIQRLPQPVIARVHGIATAAGCQLVAMCDLAIAADTARFAVSGVNLGLFCATPSVPLSRNLSRKAALEMLLTGDFIDAPEAKRQGLVNRVVPADALDAEVAKLATSICAKQVEAVSAGKGLFYRQLEMGIEAAYQLAGQTMACNMMDDSALEGVQAFIDKRPPDWQR; translated from the coding sequence ATGAATGCGGATGTTCGCAACGCTTCACTGCTGCAGATCGAACACGACGCTTATGGTGTGGCGGGCGTCGTGCTGGTGACGATGAACCGGCCGGACGCGTTCAATGCGCTGTCGGAGGCCTTGCTCGACGAACTGCAGACCGTATTGGCGGAACTCGCGCAATCCGAAGCACGGGTGGTCGTCATCGCCGGTGCTGGCCGCGCCTTCTGCGCAGGGCACGATCTGAAGGAAATGCGCGCGGCGCCATCGCTTGCGTATTACCAGGCATTGTTCGCACGCTGTACGAAGCTGATGCTGACGATTCAGCGCTTACCGCAACCGGTCATCGCGCGCGTGCACGGCATTGCCACGGCAGCCGGTTGCCAGCTTGTCGCAATGTGCGATCTCGCGATCGCCGCCGATACGGCGCGGTTTGCCGTCTCGGGCGTCAACCTGGGCCTGTTTTGCGCGACGCCTTCGGTGCCGCTGTCGCGCAACCTGTCGCGCAAAGCGGCGCTCGAAATGCTGCTGACTGGCGATTTCATCGACGCACCTGAGGCGAAGCGTCAGGGGCTTGTGAACCGCGTCGTGCCGGCGGACGCGCTCGACGCCGAGGTCGCGAAGCTCGCCACCAGCATCTGCGCGAAACAGGTCGAAGCAGTCAGCGCCGGCAAGGGCCTGTTCTACCGTCAGCTCGAAATGGGCATTGAAGCGGCTTATCAGCTCGCTGGCCAGACAATGGCCTGCAACATGATGGACGACTCCGCGCTCGAAGGCGTGCAGGCATTCATCGACAAACGGCCGCCCGACTGGCAGCGCTAG
- the rfaD gene encoding ADP-glyceromanno-heptose 6-epimerase, producing MTLIVTGAAGFIGSNLVKALNDRGEQRIIAVDNLTRADKFKNLVDCEIDDYLDKTEFVERFRRGDFGKVRAIFHEGACSDTMETDGRYMMDNNFRYSRDVLDVCLAQNIQFLYASSAATYGGSSRFVEEREVEQPLNVYGYSKFLFDQVIRRVLPTAKSQIAGFRYFNVYGPRETHKARMASVAFHNFNQFRAEGKVKLFGEYNGYAAGEQTRDFVSVEDVAKVNLFFFDNPDKSGIFNLGSGRAQPFNDIASTVVNTLRSLNNEAPLSLADQVQRGLIEYIPFPDALRGKYQCFTQADQSKLRSAGYDAPFLSVQEGVDRYVRWLFGQV from the coding sequence ATGACCCTCATCGTCACCGGCGCGGCCGGCTTTATCGGCAGCAATCTCGTGAAGGCGCTCAACGATCGCGGCGAGCAACGCATCATCGCGGTCGACAACCTCACGCGCGCGGACAAATTCAAGAATCTCGTCGACTGCGAAATCGACGACTATCTCGACAAGACCGAATTCGTCGAACGCTTCAGGCGCGGCGACTTCGGCAAGGTGCGCGCGATTTTCCACGAAGGCGCCTGCTCGGACACGATGGAAACCGACGGCCGCTACATGATGGACAATAACTTCCGCTATAGCCGCGACGTGCTCGACGTGTGTCTCGCGCAGAACATTCAGTTTCTGTATGCGTCTTCGGCGGCGACGTATGGCGGTTCGAGCCGTTTCGTCGAAGAGCGCGAAGTCGAGCAGCCGCTGAACGTATACGGCTATTCGAAGTTCCTGTTCGACCAGGTGATCCGCCGCGTGCTGCCTACCGCGAAGAGCCAGATCGCGGGCTTCCGTTACTTCAACGTGTACGGTCCGCGCGAAACGCATAAGGCGCGCATGGCGTCGGTGGCATTCCACAACTTCAACCAGTTCCGCGCCGAAGGCAAGGTCAAGCTGTTCGGCGAGTACAACGGTTATGCCGCGGGCGAACAGACGCGCGATTTCGTTTCCGTCGAAGACGTGGCGAAGGTCAACCTGTTCTTCTTCGACAACCCGGACAAGTCGGGCATCTTCAACCTGGGCAGCGGCCGCGCGCAGCCATTCAACGACATCGCGAGCACGGTGGTCAACACGCTGCGCTCGCTGAACAACGAAGCGCCGTTGTCGCTCGCTGATCAGGTGCAGCGCGGGCTGATCGAATACATTCCGTTCCCCGATGCATTGCGTGGCAAGTACCAATGCTTCACGCAAGCGGACCAGTCGAAGCTGCGCTCGGCGGGCTACGACGCGCCGTTTTTGAGCGTGCAGGAAGGCGTCGATCGTTACGTACGTTGGCTATTCGGCCAGGTGTAA
- a CDS encoding lysophospholipase encodes METTQPGNARPAKGIRSGAPLLATVTTSDGFELPLYRWAATAPLRATVALVHGLVEHAGRYAALAARLNAAGIELVAIDLRGHGHAPGKRAYVRRFDDYLLDAQALLDAAAQSCAPLFLMGHSMGGAVAALYAIERLDATGRRLSGLILSSPALAPGHDVPRWMLKLSQVISRLWPSFPAMKIDAALLSRLPSVVNANRNDPLVHHGAIPARTGAELLQAMARIERGRAGLRVPLLVYHGTADKLTEPDGSRDFGQHAGSPDKTLTLYEDSYHETMNDLDRDRVIGELIAWIEARASKV; translated from the coding sequence ATGGAGACAACCCAACCCGGCAATGCGCGTCCCGCCAAAGGCATCCGCAGCGGCGCCCCGCTGCTCGCGACAGTCACGACGAGCGACGGCTTCGAACTGCCCTTATATCGCTGGGCCGCAACCGCGCCGCTGCGCGCCACGGTTGCGCTGGTGCACGGGCTCGTGGAGCACGCGGGGCGCTACGCCGCGCTGGCCGCGCGTCTGAATGCGGCCGGCATCGAACTGGTCGCGATCGATTTGCGCGGGCATGGGCATGCGCCCGGCAAACGCGCCTACGTGAGGCGTTTCGACGACTATCTGCTGGATGCGCAAGCCTTGCTCGACGCCGCGGCGCAGAGTTGCGCCCCGCTCTTCCTGATGGGGCACAGCATGGGCGGCGCAGTGGCCGCGCTCTACGCGATCGAGCGCCTTGACGCGACTGGCCGGCGACTGAGCGGTCTGATCCTGTCGAGCCCCGCACTCGCGCCCGGCCACGACGTGCCGCGCTGGATGCTCAAGCTGAGCCAGGTGATCAGCCGCCTCTGGCCGAGCTTCCCGGCAATGAAGATCGACGCGGCTTTGCTGTCGCGCCTTCCATCAGTGGTGAACGCCAATCGCAATGACCCGCTGGTTCATCACGGTGCGATCCCCGCGCGCACCGGCGCGGAGCTTCTGCAGGCGATGGCGCGCATCGAACGCGGCCGCGCGGGCTTGCGTGTGCCGCTGCTGGTGTACCACGGCACCGCGGACAAGCTCACCGAACCCGATGGCAGCCGCGATTTCGGCCAGCACGCCGGCTCGCCGGACAAGACGCTCACGCTGTACGAGGACAGCTATCACGAGACAATGAACGATCTGGACCGCGACCGCGTGATCGGAGAGTTGATTGCGTGGATCGAGGCGCGGGCTTCTAAAGTCTGA
- the mltB gene encoding lytic murein transglycosylase B: MTVKLALSARNRLRTTRVATALSVAWCVFTAASPAMAQSTAPKPPLQVTQSQPQQAVPQEQTFEEEIIPQRYANNPNVDAFINDMSARYDFDQAALHALFARVSYSATAVKLVTPSPSPSVKNWRVYQSRFLDQIRINAGVRFWRANQATLQRAYEEFGVPPEVVVGIIGVETIYGRFMGNFRVLDALTTLSFDYPNTANRADRQATFRKNLEDYLVWTRESQIDPTTVLGSYTGAIGIPQFLPSSIVQYAVSYDGNKQIDLRTSQADAIGSVANYLRQNGWENGRPVVWKIGTDAGSLGVAQAAADGQPEPHWPLQQLLRAGLLVNEPGIDIASEAGTPVTVVDLPSPGRGTEYMLGLKNFYVLTRYNRSFFYALAVYQLGERVKAQMATSDAVNGNNAAAPSAASQ, translated from the coding sequence ATGACCGTCAAGCTTGCTCTGTCTGCACGAAACCGGCTACGCACAACGCGCGTCGCCACCGCACTGTCCGTCGCATGGTGCGTGTTCACAGCAGCCAGTCCGGCAATGGCGCAAAGCACCGCGCCAAAGCCGCCGCTGCAGGTCACGCAAAGCCAGCCGCAACAGGCGGTGCCGCAGGAGCAAACCTTCGAAGAAGAAATCATCCCGCAGCGCTATGCGAATAATCCGAATGTCGATGCGTTCATCAACGACATGTCAGCGCGCTACGACTTCGACCAGGCCGCGCTGCACGCGCTGTTCGCACGCGTGAGCTATTCGGCGACCGCGGTCAAGCTCGTCACGCCGTCGCCCTCGCCGTCGGTCAAGAACTGGCGCGTGTATCAGTCGCGCTTTCTCGACCAGATTCGCATCAACGCCGGCGTGCGCTTCTGGCGCGCCAACCAGGCAACGCTGCAACGTGCTTATGAAGAGTTCGGCGTGCCGCCGGAGGTGGTCGTCGGCATTATCGGTGTGGAGACGATCTACGGCCGCTTCATGGGCAACTTCCGCGTGCTCGACGCGCTGACCACGCTCAGCTTCGACTACCCGAACACCGCCAATCGCGCGGATCGCCAGGCGACCTTCCGCAAGAATCTCGAAGACTATCTGGTGTGGACGCGCGAATCGCAGATCGATCCGACCACGGTACTCGGCTCGTACACCGGCGCGATCGGCATTCCGCAATTCCTGCCGAGCAGCATCGTGCAATACGCGGTGAGCTACGACGGCAACAAGCAGATCGATCTGCGCACGAGCCAGGCGGATGCGATCGGCAGCGTGGCGAACTATCTGCGTCAGAACGGTTGGGAAAACGGCCGGCCCGTGGTGTGGAAGATCGGCACGGACGCGGGCAGCCTCGGCGTTGCACAAGCCGCCGCCGACGGTCAGCCGGAACCGCACTGGCCGTTGCAGCAACTGCTGCGCGCCGGGCTGCTTGTGAACGAGCCGGGGATCGACATCGCGTCGGAAGCGGGTACGCCGGTGACGGTGGTCGATCTGCCCTCGCCGGGGCGGGGCACCGAGTACATGCTGGGCTTGAAGAACTTCTATGTATTGACGCGCTATAACCGCAGCTTCTTTTATGCGCTCGCGGTTTATCAGTTAGGCGAGCGGGTCAAAGCGCAGATGGCGACAAGCGATGCGGTGAACGGCAACAATGCGGCGGCGCCAAGTGCGGCTTCGCAGTAA
- a CDS encoding histone deacetylase family protein has protein sequence MATGFYTHADCLLHDMGQWHPECPARLQAIEDQLIASRIDSLIERESPPLADEASLLRVHTQAHIDYIRSRSPAEGLAEIDPDTSMNPHTLQAALRAAGAAVAATDAVIEGRYDNAFCSVRPPGHHAEPARAMGFCFFNNVAIAARHALDVHGMQRVAIVDFDVHHGNGTEAAFSGDSRVLMCSIFQHPFYPFTGADNQAPNMCNVPMPARSKGMAVREAVDMLWLPRLHEFKPEMIFISAGFDAHREDDLGNMGLVEDDYAWITDQVRGIANRYARGRIVSCLEGGYNLSALGRSVVAHVRALAGI, from the coding sequence ATGGCAACAGGCTTTTATACTCACGCCGACTGTCTGCTGCACGATATGGGGCAATGGCATCCCGAATGCCCGGCGCGCCTGCAGGCAATCGAAGATCAACTGATCGCAAGCCGCATCGACTCGCTGATCGAACGCGAGTCGCCGCCGCTGGCTGACGAAGCCTCGTTATTGCGCGTGCATACCCAGGCGCACATCGATTACATCCGCAGCCGCTCGCCCGCCGAAGGCCTTGCCGAAATCGACCCCGACACGTCGATGAACCCGCACACCTTGCAGGCCGCGTTGCGTGCCGCGGGCGCCGCGGTAGCCGCCACCGACGCCGTCATCGAAGGCCGTTACGACAACGCGTTTTGCAGCGTGCGCCCGCCCGGCCACCATGCCGAGCCGGCGCGTGCGATGGGCTTCTGTTTCTTCAACAACGTTGCGATTGCCGCACGCCATGCGCTCGACGTGCACGGCATGCAGCGCGTCGCGATCGTCGACTTCGACGTCCATCACGGCAACGGCACCGAGGCCGCATTCTCGGGCGATTCGCGCGTGCTGATGTGCAGCATCTTCCAGCATCCGTTCTACCCGTTCACCGGCGCCGACAATCAGGCGCCCAACATGTGCAACGTGCCGATGCCGGCGCGTTCGAAGGGCATGGCGGTGCGCGAGGCGGTCGATATGCTGTGGCTGCCGCGTCTGCACGAATTCAAGCCGGAGATGATCTTCATCTCGGCCGGCTTCGACGCGCATCGCGAGGACGATCTCGGCAACATGGGCCTCGTCGAGGACGACTACGCGTGGATCACCGATCAGGTGCGCGGGATCGCGAACCGCTATGCGCGCGGGCGTATCGTCAGTTGCCTGGAAGGCGGGTACAACCTGTCGGCGCTCGGGCGCAGCGTGGTCGCGCATGTGCGCGCGCTGGCCGGGATCTGA
- a CDS encoding UDP-glucose/GDP-mannose dehydrogenase family protein: MKITIIGTGYVGLVTGACLAEIGHDVFCLDVDPRKIEILNNGGVPIHEPGLQEIIARTRAARRITFSTDIEASVAHGDVQFIAVGTPPDEDGSADLQYVLEAARSIGRTMNGFKVIVDKSTVPVGTAQRVRAVVEEELARRGLANSEKHRFSVVSNPEFLKEGAAVDDFMRPDRIVIGSDEDEAGLRARELMKRLYAPFNRNHERTLYMDVRSAEFTKYAANAMLATRISFMNEMSNLADRVGADIEAVRRGIGSDPRIGYHFLYAGCGYGGSCFPKDVQALIRTASESGHNLRILEAVEEVNYKQKDVLVRKITHKLGEDLSGRTFAVWGLAFKPNTDDMREAPSRRVIAELLARGAQVRAYDPVAVTEARRVFAIDLHEAPEQLTRLHFASTQDETLTGADALVIVTEWKEFKSPDFVHLKSVLKSPLIFDGRNLYEPDAMTELGFDYHSIGRPYAQPFELPADAANHA; encoded by the coding sequence ATGAAAATCACCATTATCGGCACAGGCTATGTCGGCCTCGTCACTGGCGCGTGTCTCGCCGAAATCGGCCACGACGTCTTCTGTCTCGACGTCGATCCGCGCAAGATCGAAATCCTCAACAACGGCGGCGTGCCGATTCACGAGCCGGGTTTGCAGGAGATCATCGCTCGCACGCGCGCGGCTCGCCGCATCACGTTTTCGACGGATATCGAAGCGAGCGTCGCGCACGGCGACGTGCAGTTCATCGCCGTCGGCACGCCGCCCGACGAAGACGGCTCGGCCGATCTGCAATACGTGCTTGAAGCTGCGCGCAGTATCGGCCGCACAATGAACGGCTTCAAGGTGATCGTCGACAAATCGACGGTGCCGGTCGGCACCGCGCAGCGCGTGCGCGCGGTGGTCGAAGAGGAACTGGCCCGGCGTGGTCTCGCCAACAGCGAGAAGCACCGCTTCTCGGTAGTCTCCAATCCTGAGTTTCTGAAAGAAGGCGCAGCGGTGGACGATTTCATGCGCCCCGATCGCATCGTGATCGGCAGCGACGAAGACGAAGCCGGCCTGCGCGCGCGCGAACTGATGAAGCGTCTGTACGCGCCGTTCAACCGCAATCACGAACGCACGCTGTATATGGACGTGCGCTCGGCCGAGTTCACGAAATACGCAGCCAATGCGATGCTCGCCACGCGCATTTCGTTCATGAACGAGATGTCGAATCTGGCGGATCGCGTCGGCGCGGATATTGAAGCAGTGCGTCGCGGTATCGGTTCGGATCCGCGTATCGGCTATCACTTCCTGTATGCCGGTTGCGGCTACGGCGGATCGTGCTTCCCGAAGGACGTGCAGGCGCTGATTCGTACCGCGAGTGAAAGCGGCCACAACCTGCGCATCCTCGAAGCCGTCGAGGAAGTGAACTACAAGCAGAAGGACGTGCTTGTGCGCAAGATCACGCACAAGCTCGGCGAAGATCTGAGCGGCCGCACCTTCGCCGTTTGGGGGCTCGCGTTCAAGCCGAATACCGACGACATGCGCGAAGCGCCGAGCCGCCGCGTGATCGCCGAGTTGCTGGCGCGCGGCGCGCAGGTGCGCGCGTACGATCCGGTCGCTGTGACCGAAGCGCGCCGCGTGTTCGCGATCGATTTGCACGAAGCGCCGGAGCAGCTCACGCGTCTGCATTTCGCCAGCACCCAGGACGAAACGCTCACCGGCGCCGACGCGCTTGTGATCGTCACCGAATGGAAGGAATTCAAGAGCCCGGATTTCGTGCATCTGAAATCGGTGCTGAAGTCACCGCTGATTTTCGACGGCCGTAACCTGTACGAACCGGACGCGATGACCGAGCTCGGCTTCGACTATCACTCGATTGGACGACCTTATGCCCAACCCTTCGAACTTCCGGCCGATGCCGCAAACCATGCCTGA
- a CDS encoding helix-hairpin-helix domain-containing protein, translating into MFRKTLVTAAMLAAFGHAYAAVDVNTANEDALRGIKGIGAAKAKAILEERSAHGPFKDPADLGKRVKGMGGHTVERLQAEGLAVGPAGAAAGAQAAAPLQTKGAAVAGNTQKSDATVAVKK; encoded by the coding sequence ATGTTTCGAAAAACTCTGGTTACCGCGGCCATGCTCGCCGCTTTCGGCCACGCGTATGCGGCGGTCGACGTCAACACGGCTAACGAGGATGCGCTGCGCGGCATCAAGGGCATCGGTGCTGCCAAAGCGAAAGCCATTCTCGAAGAGCGTTCAGCGCATGGTCCATTCAAGGACCCGGCCGATCTCGGCAAGCGCGTCAAAGGCATGGGCGGGCATACCGTCGAGCGCCTGCAGGCGGAGGGTCTCGCTGTCGGTCCGGCTGGCGCGGCTGCTGGCGCGCAGGCTGCGGCGCCTCTCCAGACCAAAGGCGCGGCCGTTGCGGGCAATACGCAAAAGAGCGATGCCACTGTCGCGGTGAAGAAATAG
- the cysM gene encoding cysteine synthase CysM, whose translation MAYKTIEDTIGNTPLVQLVRLPDDDIRNRNNVILAKLEGNNPAGSVKDRPALSMIKKAEARGRIKPGDTLIEPTSGNTGIALAMAAAIRGYKMVLIMPEDLSVERRQSMAAYGAQIVLTPVTGGMEYARDLAEQMQREGKGIILDQFANPDNPAAHVEGTGPEIWRDTEGRITHFVSSMGTTGTIMGVSAYLKEKNQAIEIIGAQPEEGSRIPGIRKWPEAYLPKIFDRSRVDRVENVSQAAAEAMARRMASVEGIFAGISSGGACEVALRVARQVENATIVFIVCDRGDRYLSTGVFPA comes from the coding sequence ATGGCTTACAAAACGATTGAAGACACGATCGGCAATACGCCGCTCGTGCAACTCGTCCGCCTCCCTGACGACGATATCCGCAACCGCAACAATGTGATCCTCGCGAAACTCGAGGGCAACAACCCTGCGGGTTCGGTGAAAGACCGTCCGGCGCTGTCGATGATCAAGAAAGCGGAAGCGCGCGGCCGCATCAAACCGGGTGACACGCTGATCGAACCGACCAGCGGCAACACCGGCATCGCGTTGGCGATGGCAGCGGCGATCCGCGGCTACAAGATGGTGCTGATCATGCCGGAAGATCTGTCGGTGGAGCGGCGTCAGAGCATGGCCGCCTACGGCGCGCAGATCGTGCTGACGCCGGTGACGGGCGGCATGGAATACGCCCGTGATCTCGCCGAGCAGATGCAGCGCGAAGGCAAGGGCATCATCCTCGACCAGTTCGCGAACCCGGACAATCCGGCCGCGCACGTCGAAGGAACCGGGCCGGAAATCTGGCGAGACACCGAAGGGCGCATCACGCACTTCGTGTCGTCGATGGGCACCACCGGCACGATCATGGGCGTGTCGGCGTATTTGAAGGAAAAGAATCAGGCGATCGAAATCATCGGTGCGCAACCGGAGGAGGGCTCGCGCATTCCCGGCATCCGCAAGTGGCCGGAAGCGTATCTGCCGAAGATTTTCGATCGCAGCCGCGTGGACCGCGTCGAGAACGTGAGTCAGGCCGCAGCCGAAGCGATGGCGCGGCGTATGGCGTCGGTTGAAGGGATCTTCGCCGGCATTTCGTCAGGCGGGGCGTGCGAAGTGGCGCTGCGGGTCGCGCGCCAGGTCGAAAACGCGACGATCGTGTTTATCGTCTGCGATCGCGGCGACCGTTACCTGTCGACCGGTGTGTTTCCGGCTTGA